One genomic window of Daphnia pulex isolate KAP4 chromosome 10, ASM2113471v1 includes the following:
- the LOC124203870 gene encoding glutathione S-transferase 1-like isoform X2: protein MLIETFYRQIGSEIVTNKSFKFSMPVYKLHYFNNPRRGRAELSRLIFSQAGVQFEDVRFSHSEWPNIKPTTPFSQVPILEVDGQVLAQSNAIARYLARKYGLAGKDEWEQAQTDMYIENIHDLLNAAAVPFMEKDPAKQKELYQKFMTDTIASHVVAVEKQLKKNNTGYLVGKQLTAADLAYYAFFSDFIEVKFGGAFLKDAPLLKSLIDRVKALPNIKKWTEFRDSKYPEEN, encoded by the exons ATGCTGATAGAAACTTTTTATCGACAGATTGGTTCAGAAATTGTTACGAACAAGTCATTCAAATTCAG TATGCCTGTTTACAAGCTTCACTACTTTAACAACCCGCGTCGAGGTCGTGCCGAATTGTCCCGTCTCATCTTTAGCCAGGCCGGCGTTCAATTTGAAGACGTCCGCTTCTCCCACAGCGAATGGCCGAACATAAAACCCA CTACGCCCTTTAGTCAAGTTCCTATTCTGGAAGTTGATGGCCAAGTACTGGCCCAGTCCAACGCCATTGCTCGCTATCTGGCCAGAAAATACGGGCTAGCTGGCAAAGACGAGTGGGAACAGGCTCAGACTGACATGTACATTGAAAACATTCACGACCTGCTAAACG CTGCAGCGGTGCCTTTCATGGAGAAAGATCCCGCAAAGCAGAAAGAATTGTATCAAAAATTCATGACTGACACGATTGCTTCGCACGTTGTCGCTGtcgaaaaacaattgaaaaagaacaacacCGGATATTTAGTTGGGAAGCAG CTAACTGCGGCAGATTTGGCTTACTACGCTTTCTTTTCGGACTTTATTGAAGTGAAATTCGGTGGGGCCTTTTTGAAAGACGCGCCACTTTTAAAATCACTGATTGACCGTGTCAAAGCTTTGCCCAACATCAAGAAATGGACTGAATTTCGAGATTCAAAATACCCcgaagaaaattaa
- the LOC124203870 gene encoding glutathione S-transferase 1-like isoform X4 has translation MPVYKLHYFNNPRRGRAELSRLIFSQAGVQFEDVRFSHSEWPNIKPTTPFSQVPILEVDGQVLAQSNAIARYLARKYGLAGKDEWEQAQTDMYIENIHDLLNAAAVPFMEKDPAKQKELYQKFMTDTIASHVVAVEKQLKKNNTGYLVGKQLTAADLAYYAFFSDFIEVKFGGAFLKDAPLLKSLIDRVKALPNIKKWTEFRDSKYPEEN, from the exons ATGCCTGTTTACAAGCTTCACTACTTTAACAACCCGCGTCGAGGTCGTGCCGAATTGTCCCGTCTCATCTTTAGCCAGGCCGGCGTTCAATTTGAAGACGTCCGCTTCTCCCACAGCGAATGGCCGAACATAAAACCCA CTACGCCCTTTAGTCAAGTTCCTATTCTGGAAGTTGATGGCCAAGTACTGGCCCAGTCCAACGCCATTGCTCGCTATCTGGCCAGAAAATACGGGCTAGCTGGCAAAGACGAGTGGGAACAGGCTCAGACTGACATGTACATTGAAAACATTCACGACCTGCTAAACG CTGCAGCGGTGCCTTTCATGGAGAAAGATCCCGCAAAGCAGAAAGAATTGTATCAAAAATTCATGACTGACACGATTGCTTCGCACGTTGTCGCTGtcgaaaaacaattgaaaaagaacaacacCGGATATTTAGTTGGGAAGCAG CTAACTGCGGCAGATTTGGCTTACTACGCTTTCTTTTCGGACTTTATTGAAGTGAAATTCGGTGGGGCCTTTTTGAAAGACGCGCCACTTTTAAAATCACTGATTGACCGTGTCAAAGCTTTGCCCAACATCAAGAAATGGACTGAATTTCGAGATTCAAAATACCCcgaagaaaattaa
- the LOC124203870 gene encoding probable glutathione S-transferase 7 isoform X1, with amino-acid sequence MLIETFYRQIGSEIVTNKSFKFSMAVYKLHYFDNPRRGHAELSRLILSQAGVPFEDVRFPHSEWPNMKPTTPFGQVPILEVNGQMLAQSNAIARYLARQHGLAGKDDWEQAQTDMYIENINDLLNAVAVPFVEKDPAKQKEMYGKFMTETIAFHVVAVEKQLKKNNTGYLVGDRLTAADLAYYALFSDFIEVKFGGAFLKDAPLLKSLLVRVRTSPNVKKWIDFRNSKYYPDGNE; translated from the exons ATGCTGATAGAAACTTTTTATCGACAGATTGGTTCAGAAATTGTTACGAACAAGTCATTCAAATTCAG TATGGCAGTTTACAAGCTTCACTATTTTGACAACCCGCGTCGAGGTCATGCCGAATTGTCCCGCCTGATTCTCAGCCAGGCCGGCGTCCCATTCGAAGACGTCCGCTTCCCCCACAGCGAATGGCCGAACATGAAACCCA CTACTCCCTTTGGGCAAGTTCCTATCCTAGAAGTTAATGGCCAAATGCTGGCCCAGTCGAATGCCATTGCTCGATACCTTGCCAGGCAACATGGTCTTGCTGGCAAAGACGATTGGGAACAGGCTCAGACTGACATGTACATTGAAAACATTAACGACCTGCTAAACG CTGTAGCGGTGCCATTCGTGGAGAAAGATCCCGCAAAGCAGAAAGAAATGTATGGAAAATTCATGACCGAAACCATCGCTTTCCATGTTGTCGCTGtcgaaaaacaattgaaaaagaacaatACCGGATATTTGGTTGGGGACCGG TTAACCGCGGCAGATTTGGCCTACTACGCTCTCTTTTCGGATTTTATTGAAGTGAAATTTGGCGGGGCCTTTTTGAAAGACGCGCCACTGTTAAAATCACTTCTTGTTCGTGTCAGAACTTCGCCAAACGTCAAGAAATGGATTGATTTTCGAAATTCAAAATACTACCCTGAcggaaatgaataa
- the LOC124203870 gene encoding probable glutathione S-transferase 7 isoform X3: protein MAVYKLHYFDNPRRGHAELSRLILSQAGVPFEDVRFPHSEWPNMKPTTPFGQVPILEVNGQMLAQSNAIARYLARQHGLAGKDDWEQAQTDMYIENINDLLNAVAVPFVEKDPAKQKEMYGKFMTETIAFHVVAVEKQLKKNNTGYLVGDRLTAADLAYYALFSDFIEVKFGGAFLKDAPLLKSLLVRVRTSPNVKKWIDFRNSKYYPDGNE from the exons ATGGCAGTTTACAAGCTTCACTATTTTGACAACCCGCGTCGAGGTCATGCCGAATTGTCCCGCCTGATTCTCAGCCAGGCCGGCGTCCCATTCGAAGACGTCCGCTTCCCCCACAGCGAATGGCCGAACATGAAACCCA CTACTCCCTTTGGGCAAGTTCCTATCCTAGAAGTTAATGGCCAAATGCTGGCCCAGTCGAATGCCATTGCTCGATACCTTGCCAGGCAACATGGTCTTGCTGGCAAAGACGATTGGGAACAGGCTCAGACTGACATGTACATTGAAAACATTAACGACCTGCTAAACG CTGTAGCGGTGCCATTCGTGGAGAAAGATCCCGCAAAGCAGAAAGAAATGTATGGAAAATTCATGACCGAAACCATCGCTTTCCATGTTGTCGCTGtcgaaaaacaattgaaaaagaacaatACCGGATATTTGGTTGGGGACCGG TTAACCGCGGCAGATTTGGCCTACTACGCTCTCTTTTCGGATTTTATTGAAGTGAAATTTGGCGGGGCCTTTTTGAAAGACGCGCCACTGTTAAAATCACTTCTTGTTCGTGTCAGAACTTCGCCAAACGTCAAGAAATGGATTGATTTTCGAAATTCAAAATACTACCCTGAcggaaatgaataa